Proteins encoded by one window of Lactobacillus sp. ESL0684:
- a CDS encoding PTS transporter subunit EIIC produces MKFNSEKISSVMAAIAGNRYMSAISNGMAVIIPVSIASSIFTLIAQIPLPFIKQNIAAFQLPVTFSIGLMGLYACYSIASHLAKSYKLDRNSSSTIAVMVYLMLTITPGTITPEIAKKTGIAAGTVFPAQNFGSYGLFTAMFAAAASVWVIHFFKEKNLVIKMPDGMPPAVSSAFTSLIPASVLIIAAWLIKAGLHFDLNQALLDLLSPLAQFGKDNLISVLVPIFFNSLFWLFGVHGAITSTPVYPFWYQHLNANMAAVTHGATAATVPHFMTEQLLQFFVYIGGAGSILALCILMAFFSKSEMGKAMGKVVLIPSIFNISEPVMFGIPIVLNPYFAAPFILAPMADGLITWAATVTGLLNKTTAIVPWVLPGPIGAFFATGYDWRAIVVGIINILVSMLIYLPFFKMWDRHQIKVEAETEAEEVAAA; encoded by the coding sequence ATGAAATTTAATTCAGAAAAAATTTCAAGCGTAATGGCTGCAATAGCTGGAAATAGGTATATGTCGGCTATCTCAAATGGGATGGCCGTAATTATTCCAGTTTCAATTGCCAGTTCTATTTTTACCTTGATTGCACAGATTCCGTTGCCGTTTATCAAACAAAATATTGCTGCTTTTCAATTACCGGTTACTTTTTCAATTGGTTTAATGGGATTGTATGCATGTTATTCAATTGCTTCGCACTTAGCTAAGTCATATAAGCTTGATCGTAATTCTAGTAGTACAATCGCTGTGATGGTGTATTTAATGTTGACTATTACTCCTGGTACTATTACACCAGAGATTGCTAAGAAGACTGGAATTGCTGCAGGGACAGTTTTTCCAGCCCAAAACTTTGGATCATATGGCTTATTTACAGCTATGTTTGCAGCAGCTGCTTCAGTTTGGGTGATTCACTTTTTTAAAGAGAAAAATTTAGTTATCAAAATGCCTGATGGTATGCCGCCAGCGGTTTCAAGTGCGTTTACTTCATTAATTCCAGCCTCTGTCTTAATTATTGCAGCGTGGCTAATTAAGGCTGGCTTACATTTTGATTTAAATCAGGCCTTACTTGATTTGTTGTCACCATTAGCACAGTTTGGTAAAGATAATTTGATTTCAGTGCTGGTACCGATCTTTTTTAATTCTTTATTTTGGTTATTTGGTGTGCATGGTGCAATCACTTCGACACCTGTTTATCCATTTTGGTATCAACATTTAAATGCTAATATGGCTGCCGTTACACATGGTGCAACTGCTGCAACAGTACCACACTTTATGACAGAACAATTATTACAATTCTTTGTTTATATTGGTGGTGCTGGTTCTATTTTGGCACTCTGTATCTTAATGGCGTTCTTTTCTAAATCTGAAATGGGCAAGGCCATGGGTAAAGTTGTTTTAATTCCAAGTATTTTCAACATTAGTGAACCAGTTATGTTTGGTATTCCAATTGTGCTTAATCCATATTTTGCGGCTCCATTTATTTTGGCACCAATGGCTGATGGATTGATTACTTGGGCAGCAACAGTAACAGGATTATTAAATAAAACTACGGCGATTGTTCCATGGGTTTTGCCAGGACCAATTGGAGCGTTCTTTGCGACTGGGTATGATTGGCGTGCAATTGTCGTCGGAATCATCAATATTTTGGTCTCGATGCTGATTTATTTGCCATTCTTTAAGATGTGGGACAGACATCAAATTAAGGTTGAAGCTGAAACTGAAGCCGAAGAAGTTGCAGCAGCTTAA
- a CDS encoding PTS lactose/cellobiose transporter subunit IIA produces the protein MDEIEQVAFDMISNTGEARSLLMQIIDDAEHGEFANYDTNFKKANECLKTAQNVHLKIISSEADQKKLPFSILLVHAEDQMMAAELIRDLTPNIVNTNKQLVELKEKQK, from the coding sequence ATGGATGAAATCGAACAGGTTGCCTTTGATATGATAAGCAACACTGGTGAGGCACGGTCTTTATTAATGCAAATTATTGATGATGCAGAGCATGGTGAATTCGCTAATTATGATACTAATTTTAAGAAGGCTAATGAATGTTTAAAAACAGCACAAAATGTTCACTTAAAAATAATTAGTTCTGAGGCAGATCAGAAAAAACTACCGTTTAGTATTTTGCTGGTTCATGCAGAAGATCAAATGATGGCTGCAGAATTAATTCGTGATTTAACTCCCAATATTGTTAATACTAACAAGCAGTTGGTTGAATTAAAGGAAAAACAAAAATAA
- a CDS encoding MFS transporter, whose amino-acid sequence MEIANRHRHALSKNQKWTLASTSSGFMLENMDVLFLSFAMSSMIADLHLSGPAAGLISSITNVGMLFGGIIFGILGDKIGRVKTFSHTVIIFAVATACMAFTNNLYLIYGLRFLAGVGAGGEYGVGISLIAEAFPKNEIGKLTSIAAVGGQIGAIFAAIIAAWIIPTAGWHMLFLVGIVPVVLTIFVRKHLHESQQFLNAKSAEKDSLLTTVVRKMFATPRLAWQSLGLMIMMIVQIAGYFGLMNWLPTIVQKQLNLNVANSSLWMIATIVGMSIGMMTFGSIFDHFGPRRAFSIFLIGSAIMVYTLSLATDMITLLLIGAIVGFFSNGMFGGYGAVISCLYPTEIRSSANNIIVNVGRAIGGFSSVIIGMLMDHYNLTVVMGFLSSLYIISLLIMVSLPGLKEIANKQTN is encoded by the coding sequence ATGGAAATAGCTAATCGGCACAGACATGCACTAAGTAAGAATCAGAAATGGACGCTTGCGTCTACTTCATCGGGTTTTATGTTAGAAAACATGGATGTGCTATTTTTGTCGTTTGCAATGAGTTCAATGATTGCTGATTTACATCTTTCAGGACCTGCAGCAGGACTGATTTCATCGATTACTAATGTAGGAATGTTATTTGGTGGCATCATTTTTGGCATCTTGGGGGATAAGATTGGCCGTGTAAAAACTTTTAGCCATACCGTAATCATTTTTGCAGTTGCTACGGCTTGTATGGCGTTTACCAATAATCTTTATTTGATTTATGGTTTACGCTTTTTAGCAGGTGTCGGAGCTGGCGGAGAATATGGAGTGGGGATTTCGTTAATTGCTGAGGCTTTTCCTAAAAATGAAATTGGTAAGTTAACTTCAATTGCTGCTGTTGGTGGTCAAATTGGCGCAATCTTTGCAGCAATCATTGCGGCTTGGATCATTCCAACTGCTGGATGGCATATGTTATTTTTGGTCGGAATTGTGCCAGTGGTGCTAACTATTTTTGTTAGAAAGCATTTGCATGAGAGTCAACAATTTTTAAATGCAAAAAGTGCAGAAAAAGATTCCTTATTAACAACGGTTGTCCGCAAAATGTTTGCTACTCCTCGTTTAGCGTGGCAAAGTTTGGGTTTAATGATCATGATGATTGTGCAGATAGCTGGTTATTTTGGCTTAATGAATTGGCTGCCAACGATTGTTCAAAAGCAATTGAATTTGAATGTTGCTAATTCAAGTTTATGGATGATTGCCACCATCGTTGGAATGAGTATTGGGATGATGACTTTTGGTTCAATTTTTGATCATTTTGGTCCTCGTCGAGCATTTTCCATTTTCTTAATTGGTTCGGCAATTATGGTTTATACCCTAAGTTTAGCCACTGACATGATTACACTACTGCTAATTGGCGCCATTGTTGGCTTTTTCTCTAATGGGATGTTTGGTGGGTATGGTGCTGTAATTAGTTGTCTGTATCCAACTGAAATTCGTTCGAGTGCGAATAATATTATTGTCAATGTTGGGCGAGCAATTGGTGGTTTTTCTTCAGTTATCATCGGGATGCTAATGGATCACTATAACTTAACGGTGGTGATGGGCTTTTTATCAAGTCTATATATTATTAGTTTGCTTATCATGGTTAGTTTACCTGGGCTAAAGGAAATAGCCAATAAACAAACTAATTAA